A genomic stretch from Aedes albopictus strain Foshan chromosome 2, AalbF5, whole genome shotgun sequence includes:
- the LOC109408899 gene encoding myeloid differentiation primary response protein MyD88, giving the protein MVNSTPVEVSVNEGVDLSKVPLSALNHKTYELLSASLNRKKIFKSEDGYYRDWRGLFQVLKLDTYHGVELEKHANPTKRILDLWESSLEGASLKGLQDILGLIDRWDVLDDSNRFFHEDAEKFLCKASKKVGANQIEEKDCSLEADEDIITKDDTRHKKQFYDAFILFADADIEFATKIMERMEERKLKLCVKDRDLLAGVTFEHEAIIKLITERCRRLVVVISREFLKSPLNNFFVMYAQALQIEQKKRKIIPCVYERLELPANLKFYFILDYKRSNKLYNFWDKLEDAIKVRTDSPVNEIKNQLKAVESTNIPQIKIDDVNETSEEKATQKSNKLENSASIASNTTSFPAVSQQPIKKSLSSWDVSNALNRVLTSKSKNASSSTSELPTGVETNDQEAKKVKWYSKLGLSSSKSSLDGDRSEKKKTKWFKSNKKIATAM; this is encoded by the exons ATGGTCAATTCGACACCCGTGGAAGTGTCTGTGAATGAAGGCGTAGATTTGAGCAAAGTGCCTCTGAGTGCATTAAATCATAAAACGTATGAGCTGCTGTCGGCGTCATTGAATAGAAAGAAAATATTTAAATCAGAAGATGGCTATTACCGCGATTGGCGAGGGTTGTTTCAAGTGCTCAAATTGGATACATATCATGGAGTCGAGTTGGAGAAGCATGCCAATCCAACAAAAAGAATTCTCGATCTTTGGGAAAGCTCGTTAGAAGGAGCTAGTCTTAAAGGCCTTCAGGATATTCTTGGACTAATTGACAGATGGGATGTTTTGGATGATAGCAACAGGTTTTTTC ATGAGGACGCTGAAAAATTTTTATGCAAAGCTTCCAAAAAGGTTGGAGCGAACCAAATAGAAGAGAAGGACTGCAGCTTAGAAGCCGACGAAGACATCATTACGAAAGATGACACACGGCACAAGAAGCAGTTTTATGATGCGTTTATCTTATTTGCCGATGCCGATATTGAATTCGCCACCAAAATCATGGAGCGAATGGAAGAAAGAAAATTGAAG ctTTGTGTGAAAGATCGCGATCTGCTGGCTGGTGTTACGTTTGAGCATGAAGCAATCATAAAGCTGATTACGGAACGATGCCGGCGACTGGTGGTTGTTATTtcgagagaatttttgaaaagtccGTTGAATAATTTTTTCGTCATGTACGCACAAGCATTACAAATTGAACAAAAGAAACGAAAAATTATACCCTGTGTGTACGAACGACTGGAACTTCCGGCGAACCTCAAATTTTACTTCATTTTGGACTACAAGCGATCAAACAAACTATACAACTTTTGGGATAAACTCGAAGATGCCATCAAAGTTCGAACAGATTCCCCAGTGAATGAGATTAA GAATCAGCTGAAAGCGGTAGAATCAACGAACATTCCCCAAATAAAAATTGATGACGTGAATGAAACATCCGAAGAAAAGGCGACACAAAAGTCAAACAAACTTGAAAATTCTGCCTCCATCGCATCGAATACAACTTCATTTCCCGCAGTTTCTCAGCAGCCTATCAAAAAATCACTTTCCTCGTGGGATGTGAGTAATGCACTCAACCGTGTGCTGACAAGCAAATCTAAGAATGCATCATCCAGCACATCGGAACTTCCAACCGGAGTCGAAACTAATGATCAGGAAGCGAAAAAGGTGAAGTGGTATTCCAAGCTGGGCTTATCGTCCAGTAAATCTAGCCTGGATGGTGACCGGTCAGAGAAGAAGAAAACCAAGTGGTTCAAATCCAACAAAAAGATTGCAACGGCTATGTGA